In a single window of the Penaeus monodon isolate SGIC_2016 chromosome 3, NSTDA_Pmon_1, whole genome shotgun sequence genome:
- the LOC119597179 gene encoding glucosamine 6-phosphate N-acetyltransferase-like isoform X2 has translation MGAPDIQLPSVGPEDAEAPLYDPGLLAKLDWSKVTHMKGGVTNHAPGDGLRVRPLCKADYDRGFLQLLSQLTKVGDISREKFNERFDVMKNCPGHYYVTVIEDTDQGKIVGSATLACELKFIRGCAKRGRLEDVVVNNEYRGKQLGKL, from the exons CCTAGTGTAGGGCCCGAAGATGCAGAGGCGCCCTTATATGATCCGGGACTTCTCGCCAAGCTGGACTGGTCAAAGGTCACCCACATGAAAGGGGGGGTCACGAACCACGCGCCAGGCGATGGTCTTCGGGTCAGGCCTCTCTGTAAGGCTGATTATGACAGAG GGTTCCTGCAGTTGCTGAGTCAGCTGACCAAAGTGGGTGATATCTCCAGGGAGAAATTCAATG AGCGCTTCGATGTCATGAAGAACTGTCCCGGGCACTACTACGTTACTGTGATCGAAGACACGGACCAGGGAAAGATTGTGGGGTCGGCGACGCTGGCCTGCGAATTGAAGTTTATCCGCGGCTGTGCGAAG AGAGGACGATTGGAAGACGTTGTGGTAAATAACGAATACAGAGGCAAACAACTAGGAAAACTGtga